One segment of Polyodon spathula isolate WHYD16114869_AA chromosome 20, ASM1765450v1, whole genome shotgun sequence DNA contains the following:
- the LOC121295640 gene encoding BTB/POZ domain-containing protein KCTD12-like codes for MALPDNASCTLPGEEPTFPEIIELNVGGQVYITRYATVTSVPDSLLWEMFSQKNIKTLARDTKGRFFVDRDGFLFRYILDYMRDQQLVLPDHFPERSRLQREAEYFNLPELVKLLTPKISKQNSIGDDACQSDPEESSPNADTARNIASLGAIACSSITQGPGSESRRAGFITIGYRGSYTLGRDSQTDAKFRRVARIMVCGKTSLAKEVFGDTLNESRDPDRPPERYTSRYYLKFTFLEQAFDKLADSGFHMVACNSTGTCAFAHDQTDDKIWTSYTEYVFYRE; via the coding sequence ATGGCCCTGCCAGATAATGCCAGTTGTACCCTGCCAGGAGAGGAGCCCACCTTTCCAGAAATCATTGAGCTGAATGTGGGTGGACAGGTGTACATCACCCGTTACGCCACTGTCACCAGTGTTCCTGACTCCCTACTCTGGGAGATGTTTAGCCAGAAAAACATCAAGACCCTGGCCAGGGACACCAAGGGCCGTTTTTTCGTGGACAGAGACGGGTTCTTGTTCCGCTACATTTTGGATTACATGCGAGACCAGCAGCTGGTGCTCCCAGATCATTTCCCAGAGCGCAGCCGACTGCAGAGGGAGGCAGAGTACTTTAACCTGCCTGAGCTAGTCAAACTGCTCACCCCAAAGATAAGCAAACAAAACTCCATCGGGGATGACGCATGCCAGAGTGACCCAGAAGAGTCATCACCCAATGCAGACACAGCCAGGAACATCGCCTCACTAGGTGCCATAGCATGCTCTAGCATCACCCAAGGGCCCGGCTCAGAATCGCGCCGCGCTGGCTTTATCACCATCGGTTACCGTGGCTCCTACACCCTCGGCCGCGACAGCCAAACTGATGCCAAATTCAGAAGGGTGGCCCGAATTATGGTCTGTGGCAAGACCTCCCTGGCTAAAGAAGTATTTGGTGACACCCTGAATGAAAGTCGGGACCCAGACCGTCCCCCTGAGAGGTACACTTCCCGCTACTACCTGAAGTTCACCTTCCTGGAACAAGCCTTCGATAAGCTTGCAGATTCCGGTTTCCACATGGTGGCCTGCAATTCCACAGGCACCTGCGCTTTCGCCCATGACCAAACAGATGACAAAATCTGGACCAGTTACACCGAATATGTTTTCTACCGTGAGTGA
- the LOC121295641 gene encoding BTB/POZ domain-containing protein KCTD8-like: protein MQKGLDTGTANCNNLTASSPNSQAETNTVLDIRNICLVVTPPPPEPEDLGTLVSYDMKDSQEPTPAPTQDTSLSGPTHQPGNQKQESSPHGTPTRPTTLRLDQPFRKVEAVEIPCQQLPSQQAPSGQSQACVNSAAPKDLEAEEKKEMEEQLKRCIEDFKRNKIPPLFPDHKRHWQSNLLKKYNA from the coding sequence ATGCAGAAGGGCTTAGACACCGGCACAGCCAACTGTAACAATCTGACTGCCTCCAGCCCAAATAGCCAAGCAGAGACCAACACAGTGCTGGATATTCGGAATATCTGCTTAGTGGTGACACCACCACCTCCAGAGCCTGAAGACCTGGGGACCTTGGTAAGCTATGACATGAAGGACAGCCAGGAGCCTACACCAGCTCCTACCCAGGATACCTCACTATCAGGTCCAACACACCAGCCTGGGAACCAAAAGCAAGAGTCATCTCCCCATGGTACCCCAACACGACCCACAACTCTCCGACTTGACCAGCCGTTCAGAAAGGTAGAGGCAGTGGAAATACCCTGCCAGCAGTTACCCAGCCAGCAGGCACCCAGCGGGCAGTCACAGGCCTGCGTAAATAGCGCTGCTCCCAAGGACCTTGAAGCTGAGGAGAAGAAGGAAATGGAGGAGCAACTGAAAAGGTGCATCGAGGATTTCAAGAGGAACAAAATTCCTCCACTCTTCCCAGACCACAAACGCCACTGGCAGAGCAATCTTCTTAAGAAATACAATGCATAG